A portion of the Edaphobacter bradus genome contains these proteins:
- a CDS encoding UvrD-helicase domain-containing protein — MSELLEFPPPLPRADDTNATSGTSDKLPPDHAEREKALDITKSWIVEAPAGSGKTGLLIQRYLKLLTDEEVTEPEQVLAITFTEKATIEIRERIAKQLEAARGPDASKSEFDRMTRVLAQSVLRRDATLRWGLLERPRRLNIRTIDSICSEVARSLPVLSGSGGVKAPVPEAGPLYHEAAQRALSCLGGEDADLNSSLRLVLLHRDGNLGEVERLIAEMLQWRDQWGDLIPLRGEELSDAYLDSVVRPKLERTLRRVVEDCLEDLVRTVPSDFLRDLAAMASSLADREPYQRDVSPIAMCKGRIAPGASADHLDHWRALVHLLVLRSGKAWRKSFAKSSLLFETTREERGRLSALRDGIAQRDDVLEAMLRADSLPPLEYPDEQWRVAKALFRVLRRALVELQFVFAERGECDFAELGLLAREALGRSEGHESGVAALETALGLRFRHILVDEMQDTSTSQYELIELLTRGWLGTGQTVFLVGDPKQSIYLFRQARVERFLQTMQAERIGELPLSRLQLKANFRSQRELVEAFNEDFSLLFPPHISSSHPEDVPFVKAAAIRGSSVKEPAVVWHAEALPAGLKGDAARAERQQRSEEEAQEIRSIVEQWRARPLPAGRSEAWKIAVLVQSRGHLSRIVAALKEDDGDGPIPFRAVDIEELGERPEVLDLFALTRALLHPADRVAWLALLRGPWCGLELAELHMLAGDDDPKWAHRSMEEVIAERGHDLDEESCQRLTRMWEVLQAAMLQRSRLTLAQWVERTWRSLGGDASLTATEMVNARRFFELLDELEEQAGAVDMQTLRQRLAKLYAEPETNPNAIDLMTIHKAKGLEWDVVIVPALERKPRMNSSRLLVWSEVRSGDDEAAQVLLAPIAGKGEDSKELNTWLASIHKRREAAERRRLFYVACTRAREELHLFASPKSSAKAGLPTPEWNTLLRAAWPAAEKHFARQLAAANVVRMEPRIPDAETGVVDLAAEGRELPTLKRLPLSFTPRERFHATERLASGEPTTSSDRTADFTRPEGSFEARAFGNAVHALLEVLARRLGAGEQPEALLNEVAGWKNRITLLLRAEGLSQAAVARLQPEVMTALGKTLRDPAGLWILAAQEEAASEYELTAWTDRLQNVRLDRTFVAGTEPHGDGNRCLWIVDYKTGSHGPSGVDQFLAKEREKYGPQMETYARILGTSAGGRELRLGLYYPMLSRLIWWKPEG; from the coding sequence ATGTCTGAGTTACTCGAGTTTCCTCCGCCGCTTCCGCGAGCCGACGACACGAACGCCACGAGTGGCACGAGCGACAAGCTGCCTCCTGACCATGCAGAACGAGAGAAGGCGCTCGACATCACGAAGTCGTGGATCGTCGAGGCGCCCGCGGGCTCGGGCAAGACAGGGCTTCTGATCCAGCGCTATTTGAAGCTGCTCACGGATGAGGAGGTCACAGAGCCGGAGCAGGTGCTTGCGATCACCTTCACCGAAAAGGCAACGATCGAGATTCGTGAGCGCATCGCAAAACAACTCGAAGCTGCGCGTGGGCCAGACGCGTCGAAGAGCGAGTTCGATCGAATGACGCGCGTGCTGGCCCAGTCGGTTCTGCGGCGCGACGCTACGCTGCGCTGGGGGCTGCTCGAACGACCGCGTAGACTGAATATCCGCACGATTGACTCAATATGCTCGGAGGTCGCGCGATCGCTGCCAGTGCTCTCAGGCTCGGGCGGCGTGAAGGCTCCTGTACCTGAGGCCGGACCGCTGTATCACGAGGCGGCACAGCGCGCGCTGAGCTGTCTTGGCGGAGAAGACGCCGATCTCAATTCTTCGCTGCGGCTCGTGCTGCTGCATCGCGACGGCAACCTGGGCGAAGTGGAGCGGCTGATCGCCGAGATGCTGCAGTGGCGCGATCAGTGGGGTGACCTGATTCCCCTGCGCGGCGAGGAACTCAGCGACGCGTATCTGGATAGCGTTGTTCGCCCAAAGCTGGAGAGGACGTTGCGCCGGGTTGTGGAGGATTGTCTCGAGGATCTCGTGCGGACTGTACCTTCGGATTTTCTGCGCGACCTGGCAGCGATGGCATCTTCTCTGGCAGACAGGGAGCCGTATCAGCGCGATGTTTCTCCCATTGCGATGTGCAAAGGGAGAATTGCTCCGGGAGCTTCTGCCGATCACCTTGACCACTGGCGCGCTCTCGTTCACCTGCTGGTTCTTCGTTCAGGGAAGGCGTGGAGAAAGAGCTTCGCGAAAAGCTCGCTCTTGTTCGAGACCACGCGTGAAGAGAGGGGCCGGCTCAGCGCGCTGCGCGATGGAATTGCACAGCGCGACGATGTGCTGGAGGCGATGCTGCGGGCAGACTCTTTGCCGCCGCTCGAGTATCCGGACGAGCAGTGGCGCGTGGCTAAAGCTCTCTTTCGCGTGCTTCGCCGTGCTCTTGTGGAGCTGCAGTTCGTCTTTGCCGAACGCGGCGAGTGTGACTTCGCTGAACTTGGCCTGCTGGCTCGCGAGGCACTGGGACGCAGCGAGGGGCATGAAAGCGGCGTTGCTGCACTCGAGACCGCGCTGGGACTGCGGTTCCGGCACATCCTCGTCGATGAGATGCAGGACACTTCGACCAGCCAGTACGAGCTGATCGAGCTGCTGACTCGAGGATGGCTTGGCACCGGCCAGACGGTCTTTCTCGTGGGCGATCCAAAGCAGTCCATCTATCTGTTTCGACAGGCCAGGGTTGAGCGGTTTCTTCAGACGATGCAGGCGGAACGCATTGGAGAGCTTCCTCTGAGCCGTCTGCAATTGAAGGCAAACTTTCGCTCGCAGAGAGAACTGGTTGAGGCCTTTAACGAAGATTTCTCGCTGTTGTTTCCGCCTCACATCAGCTCGTCGCATCCGGAAGATGTGCCCTTCGTCAAAGCGGCCGCGATTCGCGGATCGTCGGTCAAGGAGCCCGCGGTGGTCTGGCATGCCGAGGCGCTCCCCGCAGGTTTGAAGGGCGACGCAGCCAGAGCTGAACGTCAGCAGCGATCGGAGGAGGAAGCACAAGAGATTCGTTCTATCGTTGAGCAGTGGCGCGCACGGCCTCTGCCTGCGGGTCGAAGTGAGGCGTGGAAGATCGCCGTGCTGGTGCAGAGCCGCGGCCATTTGAGCCGCATCGTCGCGGCACTCAAAGAAGACGATGGGGATGGGCCAATTCCCTTCCGCGCAGTGGATATCGAGGAACTTGGCGAACGTCCTGAGGTGCTCGATCTCTTTGCGCTGACACGGGCGCTGCTGCATCCAGCTGATCGTGTGGCGTGGCTCGCCTTGCTGCGCGGACCGTGGTGTGGCCTGGAGCTCGCTGAGCTGCACATGCTTGCGGGAGACGATGATCCAAAGTGGGCGCACCGCTCGATGGAGGAGGTAATCGCGGAGCGTGGACACGACCTGGACGAAGAGAGCTGCCAGCGGCTTACTCGCATGTGGGAGGTTTTGCAAGCGGCGATGCTGCAGCGCTCGCGGCTGACTCTGGCCCAGTGGGTCGAACGTACCTGGCGCTCCCTGGGAGGCGACGCCAGCCTCACCGCGACCGAGATGGTGAATGCGCGCCGTTTCTTCGAGCTTTTGGATGAGCTCGAAGAGCAAGCGGGCGCCGTGGATATGCAGACGCTGCGACAGAGGCTCGCGAAGCTCTACGCTGAGCCGGAGACCAATCCGAACGCGATCGACTTGATGACGATCCACAAGGCCAAGGGCCTGGAGTGGGATGTCGTCATCGTGCCTGCGCTCGAGAGAAAGCCGAGGATGAATTCGTCGCGGCTGCTTGTCTGGAGCGAAGTTCGTAGCGGCGATGACGAGGCAGCACAGGTGCTGCTCGCTCCCATCGCCGGCAAGGGGGAAGATTCAAAGGAGTTGAACACGTGGCTGGCCAGCATCCACAAGCGACGCGAGGCAGCCGAGCGCAGGCGGCTCTTCTATGTGGCATGCACTCGCGCGCGCGAGGAGCTGCACCTGTTTGCTTCACCGAAGTCCAGCGCAAAGGCAGGCCTGCCGACACCGGAGTGGAACACACTGCTTCGTGCGGCGTGGCCGGCAGCCGAGAAGCACTTCGCCCGGCAGCTAGCTGCCGCAAATGTCGTGAGGATGGAGCCGCGGATACCCGATGCTGAGACAGGAGTAGTGGATCTCGCGGCAGAGGGCCGGGAGTTGCCTACCCTCAAGCGCCTGCCTCTGAGCTTTACGCCGAGGGAGCGCTTCCACGCGACAGAGCGCCTTGCGAGCGGAGAGCCAACTACCTCATCGGATAGGACAGCAGACTTTACGCGACCGGAAGGCTCCTTTGAGGCCCGCGCCTTTGGGAACGCGGTGCATGCCCTCCTGGAAGTTCTGGCGCGGCGCCTCGGCGCAGGGGAGCAGCCGGAGGCTCTGCTCAACGAGGTCGCCGGATGGAAGAATCGAATCACTCTGTTGCTGCGTGCAGAGGGTCTTTCGCAGGCCGCGGTGGCTCGGCTGCAGCCAGAGGTGATGACCGCACTGGGGAAAACTTTGCGAGACCCGGCCGGGCTGTGGATTCTGGCGGCGCAAGAGGAGGCCGCCAGCGAGTACGAACTCACAGCCTGGACCGACCGGCTGCAGAACGTCCGTCTCGATCGCACCTTCGTTGCTGGTACGGAGCCGCACGGTGATGGCAATCGCTGTTTGTGGATCGTCGACTACAAGACAGGGTCGCACGGGCCGTCAGGAGTCGACCAGTTTCTCGCGAAGGAGCGCGAGAAGTACGGCCCGCAGATGGAGACCTATGCGCGAATCCTCGGCACCTCGGCAGGAGGACGTGAGCTACGTTTGGGGCTCTATTATCCGATGTTGTCGCGACTGATCTGGTGGAAGCCTGAGGGCTAG
- the phoU gene encoding phosphate signaling complex protein PhoU, which translates to MRVKFHQSLDELKEKLLVMAGMAEQAIQRSIEAYRTRDLGICELVFRSEPAINRLEREIDQMALDLLAMEQPMAIDLRFIVAVIRINADLERVGDQAVNIAVRVREMGAFANIDLPVDIPKLASLSSAMVRKALQSFIEGDAELAQSVLKMDDEVDAMNDAAFYALSTLIKEKPDLTPQSLNALIIARNLERVGDHATNIAEDVIFWVRGADVRHSAAS; encoded by the coding sequence ATGCGGGTCAAGTTTCATCAGAGCCTCGACGAACTGAAAGAGAAGCTGCTTGTCATGGCTGGGATGGCGGAGCAGGCCATCCAGCGTTCAATCGAGGCATATCGCACACGCGACCTGGGCATCTGCGAACTCGTCTTCCGCTCCGAGCCCGCGATCAACCGGCTTGAGCGCGAGATCGACCAGATGGCGCTCGACCTGCTCGCCATGGAGCAGCCCATGGCAATCGATCTCCGATTCATCGTCGCTGTCATCCGCATCAATGCAGACCTCGAGCGCGTCGGCGATCAGGCAGTCAACATTGCTGTGCGCGTACGTGAGATGGGGGCCTTTGCCAACATCGATCTTCCGGTCGATATCCCCAAGCTGGCGTCGCTCTCCTCGGCGATGGTGCGCAAGGCGCTGCAGTCCTTCATCGAAGGTGACGCCGAACTGGCGCAGTCGGTCCTGAAGATGGACGATGAGGTGGACGCGATGAACGACGCGGCCTTCTACGCGCTCAGCACTCTGATTAAGGAAAAGCCCGACCTGACGCCGCAGTCTCTGAACGCTCTGATCATCGCGCGTAACCTCGAGCGCGTCGGTGACCACGCCACCAACATCGCAGAGGACGTCATCTTCTGGGTCCGCGGCGCGGACGTTCGTCACTCGGCGGCGTCCTAG